In Biomphalaria glabrata chromosome 8, xgBioGlab47.1, whole genome shotgun sequence, the genomic window atattGAGCACACCataataaagacgttacttcaaaaaagatgattacgtcctacgtgtcatgcatttagtcatgcatattgaccaatgacctaaattctgcccagtcattggttttcctggctagctcaggaaacccattccatgctctaatagtactagggaagaaggagtatttgtacaaatttgtcctagcatatggaacgaggaatgtgcctttatctttgtgtatttctgagtatttactaaaatttggttttgtatttgaagattatggacTAATCGGGATGCCTGCCTAGTCGCGAGGTATAGGTTAAACACTGTCATTACGATGGTTCCTTTTCGACCCCAGCCCGCTGCCGTACTAATATTCATTTTGAAGAAATATCagaaacttataaaacttgacaCCCTCTCTAAAACATTTCTGGTAAAAGCATTGAAAATTTTAGAATTATGTAAGTAAACTTGTAGGTTTGTATCCTTtcatacagatctagatctgcaCATCAAAAGAgtttatgtttaatattttgGACTGGttaatttatgaaaaaaaaattaaggcatTGTCCAAAGGCAAAGGAAGAGTACGGTATATTCATTATTACATAGCTGTATAGACCCCGCTAggacctatatattttgtctCATTGGAGAGACTGGCATTatattcaattaattaaaaaatcacGCTGTTTTGAgaatttagttaaaaaaatagaacttacTTGTAATCTAATGGCTCTTCTCTTCTTCAGATAATATAGGCCTGGGACACACTAAGataagaccccccccccccagccccctTTCCTTCCCATGGGCttataaatataggcctacagactGAATGAATGTTGAGACTCACTTGCAGGCCAGTTCCTCCAGCCTCAGTCTGGGCACCGTGTTTCTGTTCTCGAGATTCACAACTTCGTTGACACCCTGGTTGAATACGTTGTAGCACCTTCTGACTTCCGGTGTGCTCAGAAGGCATCGAATATTGTCTCTTAACGCTGTAGAAGAAAATATATAGACTCTAGTATAAACATGTTGAATGTTCTTACAGTTGAATTATAAATAAGGTAAGGTTTCTGTTGCCTTGAATGTTGAATgttcttagagttgaattataAATAAGGTAAGGTTTCTGTTGCCTTGAATGTTGAATgttcttagagttgaattataaatatttgttttgagaTCTATTATCGGgaattaaaaagtcaattttaaaaatattttcactgggggggggggggggggcgctagtTCCTCTCATATGGAGGGGGGAGTGCGTAacgtcctgacaaaaagggTTGTTAAGGAGTGTATGTGTTTCCTCAGCGGTGGTGAGAAGAGATTAAACGATTGATTTGTTGGTTATGCAGTGACAATGATGAAATTAACGTACCTAGTACTAATGTGAGACGATCttaagacatgaaagagtaaagattttatttttgttgagagctagattttgtttaaatatcattttttttttcattactattagatctatatctcatctcaagttaaatcgTAAATATTAATCGTTATATTGAGTCTTTGTTCACAatagaagtttgttcaagttattcaaagtttatttattaaaaactataaaacaccttcatcggttcagttgtactagctgtctggagctataaGCCAACAATCAACCAACAACAGGAGGGTGGGGGGGAAGGCTCAGACCCCTAGCCGACTTGAGcggaaacctgccgcatcttcaattTTATCTCCAGGAAGAACTTTTGACAACGTTTTAGTGGACTTTCATGACGTCACTTTGGATTCTATACTCACTGTTCAatttatgtaaatgtaaaataaaactttaaaaaaaactcacgGACCTCACTGTGGAAGCCTTCCTCGCTCCTCTGTTGTTATCTAGGAAGTCGCCATCCGGTaatgtgagaaacactgccttactgtgttttatttcaagtcattgtataagtgacttgtactttggattatttactttgtattaaactcaagaaaaatatttagcgctgagttgcttcatttgtTGGATAAATTTGTAGTCAGCTCTGAATCCGTGTAagtcagatgattgtggatacaatgcacatctctccaaaatacaatcaTGATGATTATTTTGAAAGTGTACGGAACGTTGAAAAAGTTCCACTGTCAATGGCTTTTGTATttcgagctttttttttttttcggattgtagtttaacttacaataacaaacaagttGACATTCCACGTCAAGACCATGTAACACTGTTGAGCAGTTAAAGTTATGGATAAATTTGATATAGATCATGATCAATTACACTATTCACTGTTATATACCTGCCGCAGCTAATCCATTATAATCGTCGCGAATACAGGAGAATGAGCGAGTTGTCACAACGAGAtcagtttttaaagtttatcaCAAAGAACCAAAATGTCTTATTTCTAAATGCAAGTAAATCCGATATTCTTCTTAGTGCATGATTCATAGTTGTATTTTTACCTTtacatatcccttagtctgttggaccgttggggcatcaagcaagactcgtcaaccgtctttctccattcctccctgtcttttgccttagttagaaacTCTTTCACTGGCAtgtccgtccattctttaatgttgtcctcccatcgttTTGTCTGtgtgcctcttcttctttttcctgctcctgttccctgaaggaaggtctttgcgagccccgaagatcttgtaatatggccatagatttcgagcttgcgtttttttttactatagttagcaggccatcatggggtccgatcgctgctgtaaccctgtctctaatctcttggtttgtgatgcggtctttgaatgtgatacctaggataattctgtagcatctcaattccattgctaggatcctcctctctagctctgcagtcagcgtccaagattcacaagcatataaaactgtggccatgaccagggagcgcatccatctgattttggtgccgagggctaagcctttgtctttccatattattttaagttttgaaagggctgctgtggaatGTGCAATTCGGGCCAATAGTTtgggtttcgttccctcatctgagacaatagctccgaggtattagaagctgttaacactagtcagcttttcacctccgatactgatgccccttttaaagccgtgttggctattggtcataatttgttttgtttttttcggcatttatttgcataccatatgctgcggaagtcttgtcaatgcgcatcaccaggtcagctagtttttcttctgtccctgctaggccgtcaatgtcatctgcgaagcgcaagttagtaattcttcttcctccaatgcttacatTACCTTCtagccctcgagagcatcttccattattctttcaaggaagatattgaagagtgttggtgaaagtagtTGAAGGGTACAACAAATGTGCGAATATAAAAGGGGAGAATGGAAAGGTCTACAAAAGATGGATTTAAATCATAGGGCACTTTTGGAACAGTGTCAAGCTCAGTCTTAATGGAATgtattttctagaaaaaaaaaagatggggggggggcattattaaatttcgcacgcaggcggccacaactcTCGCGGCGGCACTGATTAGAGGTCTTATCTTAAGCTCTACATACACATCTTTTTCATGTCTACAATAACTTACTTGGGAGATCAAGTGTACAAAGGCCTTCATATGCGTTCTCCATGTTGTGTCGCGTGAATACAAGTTGTAGGAATCTGTCTGCTGGATTCTGGGATCTCGGAAGACGAGTCTCAAAACAGTTGATGTATTCTCGATAATTTCTGAAGAGGAAAAAGAAGCATATCAAgggtttaaaacaataagggcTTCTCTACAATTTTAGAACTGCTGGTACTTTTCttgtgtttatatttaaaaatagagcAGCTGTAACATACATTACACTTGTACTACAGTGTCCAGCTGTAGCATACATTACTTGTTCACTACAGTGTCCAGCTATAAAATACATAACCTATTCACTACATTGTCCAGCTGTAACATACATTATTCGTTCACTACAGTGTCAAGCTGTAGCATACATTACTCGTTCACTACAGTGTCCAGCTGTAGCATACATAACTCGTTCACTACAGTGTCCAGCTGTAATACATTCCCTGTTCACTACAGTGTCCAGCTGTAGCATACATAACTCGTTCACTACAGTGTCCAGCTGTAATACATTCCCTGTTCACTACAGTGTCCAGCTGTAACATACATTACCTGTTCACTACAGTGTCCAGCTGTAATACCTTACCTGTTCACTACAGTGTCCAGCTATAACGTACATTACCCTCGCACTATAGTGTCCACTGTCCAGCTGTCACACACATTACCCTTGCATTGGATAGAAGTCAAACTTTGAGGCATGCTTCTTCCTACTTCAAGTCTTAATTAGGACGATACAAACAACATAAATAGCAATTACCTGCAAATGGATTCAAAGGCCGCCAAAGTCACACCTTCTGGATTCTGTGGCACCTGATTCTGCTGGACAGGCACGTTGTTATTGACATTGTTGTTACGGATCTGTTCGGTCAAGCACTGCTGCGCCACTGACTGACCAGTGACTATGTTCAACTTATATGACAGCAGGTCTGTAATATATACAATACAGCTCTGAGCTTTCACACCAAATCAGAATCGTCGTTGACACAGGCATATTTGTTTGGTATGATACAGGTAACTAGTGAACCGCGCAGGGAAAAGCTACTCATTTAGGCCTATTGTCCGTTTGAATGTTTGTCGTCAAATTTggattttaaagtaaataagaTAAGCAGGAAAATCCGATTTCACTATTTCTTTTTCGTgtaattgttattaaaaaaagtgcaacggctactttttgtttttcataagcgaattcttttttttttaaactaaatatgcattttatttaattacacATAAACCATTTCAAAAACAGATATATGTAATACAAAAACTGTTCAAATCAATCGCTTTCATTCCCATTGATGCTCCATATCTAAATTAAAGCATCTAACAATGAGTTGTTCgatgttttaaatatagaaCTCAACTTGATTACATTACGTATTGTAACTTTTCGTAACAAAATACACATATTCACATGAAAGTAGATGTATGCAGAATGAAGCGaaataataattacaacaaGATGTAACTCCCTACAAAAACAAGTCCTCCATTGATGACGTCTCTCGAAGATATTCCTCCACGTGACTTCTATTAACATTCATTATGACAGACTAGCtcatggtttcatcagaaacgcTCCAGCCAACCCAACCAGAAATATCCTTTCGCCTCTCTTTAtcgttaaaataattaattttcatttctatttttttttttaattttattaaaattataaagacgtgtcttttttttttctctttttgtagtaggcctataaaatttagaaaatgCACCCCATCACACACCGCAACTTCatctaataattttgttttttaaatgtcactACTGGTATCTGAAGAGTGCAGGATCCGTCGCATTCcatataactataaaaatagTTTGCTTTTTGGTATATAAGTAGAGTGATCTAGTTGCTATGATCATCAATTAGCTATTTATGAAAACTTGTTGTGTCCTTTAACGATTTTTGCCTTCATTTAATGAAAATCTCAACAAAAATGTATGTaagcgttatttctcccacacccattctcggatcaagttgaaacttcacaaaATTATTCAATGGCATAGACAaggcatgaatcaatttaaaaaacaacaaccaatcagACAATTAGTTACAGgtagttaattttttgtttgatacaagcaagggaaactaatacctcagtagtcacagatatggctaaatttgttgggtttaatccccttaaataattgttaacgctactTCTCCCACGTATTCTTCGATCaggttgatactttaaacaattatttattacacctaacaaaacatgaatcaataaacatatgtataatatatatatatatagttcgtccatcgtggttcaatGATGACCATTTTTGTTattcagggggctgagggcGTTGCACTGGGGGTTTTATGCCttctcgtgtggctggtgagacctatgtgagcccggagtgttcggccgcacactgggcaggttattctaGATGAAGTTAGTgccattggccttgcttttcttctatggcgcttttcttctgccgacgctgttcttttttcctcaatactctaaatactcaattagtcaactaattgttagtaattaattactttgatatcgaataagggaaataacttgtaccttattgatagatatagctTTAAGGGCGGCGTTCTTCcccttaatataagcttttttttaaaaggatttttatattttgcttgttaagttatcaatttgttttgttttgttgattaaTATCAGGGTAGATGTAAAATTAGTTACCTACTTTATATCtcaattttccttttttttaataatctttatATATGTACCATTTTTTCTgtcatttcaatttttattttataaatggtTGAATTTATAGTTATGGTAGTTCTATTGTTCTTTTGGTAGTTACTAGTATGGAATAGTGGAGGCGCGGAGGCTGAGTAGTTAAGTGCTTGTCTTCCGAACAttgggttctgggttcgaatctggatgaagactgggattttgaacttcgggattcttagggcgtccctgagtacacccaactctaatgggtacctgactttagttggggaaagtaaaggcggttggtcgttgtgttggccacatgactccctgCTTGTTatcgttggccatagaaacagatgacccatagatcgcaaagtctgagaATAAAATCCCACTTTACTTTTAGTATGTAAAAGTATATAATAAGTTTAGCTGTATCTAAATGTAGGTTACTTAATGACTAAATCTTGAGCATCTAATCTACCACTAGACGTCACAGTATACtcgtaatattttttaaaaggctaattaataaaaaaaaaaaagacacactgTCAGCATAGAATAAAAATCATACAGTAAATTGAGCTACTTATAAAAGTTTATGGTAAATAATAACTTACATATAATTATTCCCAATAAGAACATTTCTTTGTTGCACTTGtgcaggatttaaaaaaaaaacgaaactatTACTGAAGGATATTTATCAGCAGACGATGAAAAGTCCCAATGAGAAATCTTGTAGTATCCGGGCACAAAATGTTGTGGCCAATTTACTCACGACCAGTTTTTATGCATAGATTTCATTCACCTCGACGCACTGAATTGTCATATTAAATATAAGCCTGACACCTTGTGAGATTAGGCTGACTTGAATGTACTTGATAACTGTCATTTGATTAATCATCAAAGCATACAAGCGTAATCATACGGCGTTTATGGCACGCACCAATCGAAGAAAGTAGTCTTAGACTCGAGAGTAACAATATTAACACATACTGATGGGGTGTCAGTAAGAATGTATAAACTGCACTCTGCGttgataaaactataaaaagaCCAACTTGATTTCAGGTTAAAATCAGCAAAGTCAATTAGTCaatcaaatcaaacaaaacaaacgtttttttaatgaacacgCTCAAGAAACaagttgtaaaacaaaatacaattaatCAGTCAACACATATGAATTAACTCCCCCTTTTTTGATGTATTCAGTTGCGaaggtgaagaaaaaaaaaatagaattgaaGCAAACAGAATGCCCTATGAAACAAATACAAGTGTACAGCAAGAAAAGGAAGCACGATAGAAAGGTGAAACACGACTGCCGAGTTCAATACTGAAAGGTGGACAGAGCGTGAGGACATCTGGACGTGACGGATAAAAGGCGGTGAAGATTTCCCGTGGTCAACAATGACACACACAGGTCTACCACATCAACAACACTGATGGTGAGGTCAGTAGTTCTATAGGCTGACATTGGTGTgtggggtcgggggggggggaccacTTGTCTGAAGTTTAAATGTAGAATGCAtccattatatatttatagacacCACGTGATTTTCAGAGGCACACTTAGTcgatcatcatcaccatcatcatcatcatcgtcatcatcgtCATTGCACATTTGCTTTTCGACGCTAACATCTGGGCAAGGACGTAGGTAGTAATCTCGGTTATAAGTCTTCCTAATGATTGTGTATAGTTgagtatgatatatatatatatatatgatatgtgTATATCATCTgtttgagtaaaaaaaacaattaagggAGACTAAGTGTTTTGCGTGGCTACCTtgacctagctgtgacctacatatttagctacATCCACAGCTAACGATGTAGTTGGAATTTTCAGGATCAATTAAATAGTGTCGAGGGCGCTTAATATAGCTTCACTGTTgccaacaagaaaaaaaacaacaaaaaactgattttaaaaaactaatttaaacaaTATCTTTAGCCGTCCATGAGCGGCCGCATCTGTAGTAGCTCTCCTTTACTACCACTAGTTAGttgactatttgttttaaataagttttcaaGTTATGGAATAAAAGTCAAAGTCACATACCATAGTGAATTTATTTTGTGCTACAAACGGAAGAGCTTTTCTACAGGGCTAAAAAGTgcaaaccaaaaacaaaacacaaaaactaTAATATATCTTTATATACGCATACCATCATTTTATTAACAAGGACAGACATATCAAAATGCTAGCTAATCAGTTTCTTTGAACATATATGACTATTTCCAATAGTTTGAAGAAGTCTTACAGAATTTAAACGTCTACGTATATcactaaaatgtttgacatttaGGATCTTTGTAAACAGTAAGATATCCAACTCCAAAGATTACTCCTAACCAGacaagggaaaaaataaaatatcaaacatatctattta contains:
- the LOC106075808 gene encoding uncharacterized protein LOC106075808, producing the protein MFLLGIIIYLLSYKLNIVTGQSVAQQCLTEQIRNNNVNNNVPVQQNQVPQNPEGVTLAAFESICRNYREYINCFETRLPRSQNPADRFLQLVFTRHNMENAYEGLCTLDLPTLRDNIRCLLSTPEVRRCYNVFNQGVNEVVNLENRNTVPRLRLEELACNVSVNRYRCETAVYAFCNSRVGQIMQDFFFAGVTSDCRAQTGAFSRYTQLFNGSTKNQTSFWIFALATMLFIFQWKRTSF